Proteins found in one Subtercola endophyticus genomic segment:
- a CDS encoding helix-turn-helix transcriptional regulator → MTSARTIQSTASHLRALLRSGLFRRAETDARTALLRIDELDGAAYKSVRTRLPWVWCAAGEVLWAIGDDRAAVPLLERARRDSASGARLFALGDLACVYAVAGDLSRAEERLDKLETVLGGSRLGAAGFAVRSRQHAARGVIALSRLQLEEAGGLATELAAGRADDDTWAIAARVLRSGQALLSGQPERAISALAETAALAETDAQAGVSPGIPIAPALAAAREGAASAAALAGGELGFVMRHSPSEAVEHRHQHLCRPSFQAIALLAVGRPEVAVRRTDECARGTVSHSSRTRVLLLAVRAAAFQAMGRTESAVACLVRLAPLCAESGAAEVCALPTRHRAALAGLAEQITSLPPFAIGSLVDRPRNGLDEVAESFGDLSAREWEVLRKLGSTSTLAEIGHELFTSRSTIASHCRGIYVKLGVGSRADAVSLAKRSGVFEVLDLA, encoded by the coding sequence TTGACCTCGGCACGCACTATTCAGAGCACGGCTTCTCACCTGCGTGCGCTTCTTCGCTCGGGGCTCTTTCGGCGAGCCGAGACGGATGCCCGCACAGCGCTGTTGCGTATCGACGAGCTCGACGGCGCGGCGTACAAGAGCGTTCGAACCAGGTTGCCGTGGGTCTGGTGCGCTGCCGGTGAGGTCTTGTGGGCGATCGGTGACGACCGCGCAGCGGTTCCGCTCTTGGAAAGGGCGCGGCGCGACTCGGCGAGTGGAGCGCGACTGTTCGCGCTCGGCGACCTGGCGTGCGTGTATGCCGTTGCCGGTGATCTTTCGCGTGCCGAAGAACGCCTCGACAAACTCGAAACGGTGCTCGGGGGGAGTCGACTCGGCGCCGCCGGATTCGCGGTGCGCTCGCGACAGCACGCGGCACGAGGTGTTATCGCCCTGTCACGATTGCAGCTCGAGGAGGCTGGTGGCTTAGCAACGGAGTTGGCTGCCGGTAGGGCTGACGACGACACTTGGGCGATCGCCGCGCGGGTGCTTCGCTCCGGCCAGGCGCTACTGTCTGGCCAGCCTGAGCGAGCGATTAGTGCATTGGCGGAGACGGCTGCGCTGGCAGAGACGGATGCACAGGCAGGGGTGTCACCGGGCATACCGATTGCTCCAGCGCTGGCTGCGGCACGAGAGGGGGCCGCTTCGGCGGCCGCTCTAGCGGGAGGCGAGCTCGGATTCGTGATGCGGCACTCGCCGAGCGAAGCTGTCGAGCACCGACACCAACACCTCTGCCGCCCCAGCTTCCAGGCGATCGCGCTGCTCGCCGTCGGGCGACCCGAAGTCGCGGTGCGACGCACGGACGAGTGCGCTCGCGGCACGGTCTCGCACAGCTCTCGAACGAGGGTGCTTCTGTTGGCCGTTCGCGCTGCGGCCTTTCAGGCCATGGGCCGAACGGAATCTGCGGTCGCGTGCCTTGTTCGACTCGCTCCGCTGTGTGCGGAATCCGGCGCGGCGGAGGTCTGCGCGCTGCCGACGCGACACCGTGCCGCGCTCGCCGGGCTGGCGGAACAAATCACCTCCCTGCCTCCGTTCGCGATCGGTTCGCTCGTCGACCGTCCGCGAAACGGGCTCGATGAGGTTGCGGAGTCGTTCGGCGACCTGTCCGCGCGAGAATGGGAGGTTCTGCGAAAACTCGGCAGCACCTCGACGCTCGCAGAAATCGGGCACGAACTCTTCACCAGCCGTAGCACGATCGCATCGCACTGCCGAGGCATTTACGTGAAGCTCGGCGTCGGCTCCCGCGCCGACGCTGTGTCACTGGCGAAGCGATCGGGTGTGTTCGAGGTGCTCGACCTGGCATAA
- a CDS encoding helix-turn-helix transcriptional regulator — MTSLTATPRAERLVALVTASLHDLGGVAEASELALSMSDAELHDDLDAVAAHIVLSSMPGSTVELDPTLGDLIIRAVRADTITPQTALRVAAAIRALSNRGTPQPAVALIDRCREAFAEPTFNAHDSTAAAWLPSIAAVWLTGGLALQLLHQNREAFDLFTRAATPGNPDYLRYLGLGYVALGLSLSGQLPAAKAPAEAALAVIAEHGWPPHQNRIPVLAALVLVNTGLLRFSEARESFDELARVLEIAEPQWRFAALEVQVLYWCLSGQAASAVTHLERVSLGFEIDSASPAVRAQIVYSSALVEVFLGRPGVVIGSTAEYSGLPAHQICFESLRGFSYLALGLPRSALESISSCLALGPAHSPSTATALPLIQAAAAQLTGDQEAALAHFARWTGVASSGGYSGAALLAPSVLAELLAESEAAESEAAESEVGQYGAVPDGVRRLTVDSPNRLEEVYRTIGKLTPAERSLLTRLRGTETLSQIGEATFTSRNTVKSHVRNLTSKLGVGSRAGAVDLAEVAGWFALKPSDR; from the coding sequence GTGACCTCCCTGACTGCCACCCCGCGGGCAGAGAGGTTGGTCGCCCTTGTCACCGCTTCGCTGCACGACCTGGGGGGAGTGGCCGAGGCGTCGGAGCTCGCGCTCTCGATGTCTGACGCAGAGCTGCATGACGATCTCGACGCCGTCGCGGCCCACATCGTGCTCAGCTCGATGCCCGGCAGCACAGTGGAACTCGATCCGACTCTCGGCGACCTGATCATCCGGGCCGTTCGTGCAGACACCATTACTCCTCAGACGGCCCTTCGCGTTGCCGCTGCCATTCGGGCCCTCTCGAACAGAGGAACACCGCAGCCGGCCGTGGCGCTGATCGACCGATGCCGGGAGGCATTCGCCGAGCCGACATTCAACGCGCACGATTCGACGGCTGCCGCGTGGCTGCCGTCTATCGCTGCGGTGTGGCTCACGGGAGGGCTGGCGCTGCAACTGCTGCATCAGAATCGCGAAGCGTTCGACCTGTTCACACGCGCAGCAACGCCAGGCAATCCCGACTACCTCCGCTACCTCGGGCTGGGTTACGTGGCGCTCGGTTTGTCGTTGTCGGGGCAGCTTCCGGCGGCGAAAGCGCCAGCCGAAGCCGCCCTCGCCGTGATCGCCGAGCACGGCTGGCCGCCGCACCAGAACCGCATTCCGGTGTTGGCCGCGCTGGTGCTCGTGAATACGGGGCTGCTTCGCTTCTCAGAGGCACGCGAGTCTTTTGACGAACTCGCTCGTGTTCTCGAGATAGCCGAACCACAGTGGCGGTTTGCAGCACTCGAGGTTCAGGTTCTGTATTGGTGCCTGTCTGGGCAGGCCGCGAGCGCCGTCACTCATCTCGAGCGAGTTTCGCTCGGATTCGAGATCGACAGCGCGTCGCCCGCCGTACGTGCGCAGATCGTCTATTCATCAGCCCTTGTCGAAGTGTTTCTGGGGCGACCGGGAGTCGTCATCGGGTCGACGGCCGAGTATTCCGGGCTGCCCGCCCACCAGATCTGCTTCGAGTCCCTGCGCGGCTTCAGCTATCTCGCGCTCGGGCTGCCCCGGTCTGCTCTGGAGTCGATTTCTTCCTGCCTCGCCCTTGGCCCGGCACACAGCCCGTCGACCGCGACGGCGCTGCCGCTCATCCAGGCGGCCGCCGCCCAGTTGACGGGCGACCAGGAGGCTGCGCTGGCCCACTTCGCCCGCTGGACGGGTGTGGCGTCGTCGGGCGGATATTCCGGAGCCGCCCTTCTTGCTCCGTCGGTGCTGGCCGAACTGCTCGCAGAATCTGAGGCCGCCGAATCTGAGGCCGCCGAGTCTGAAGTTGGTCAGTACGGCGCCGTTCCCGACGGAGTTCGGCGTCTGACGGTCGACTCGCCGAACCGGCTCGAAGAGGTCTACAGAACCATCGGAAAGCTGACGCCCGCAGAACGGTCGTTGTTGACCCGGCTGCGCGGAACGGAGACGCTCTCGCAGATCGGCGAGGCGACCTTCACGTCGCGCAACACGGTCAAATCGCACGTTCGCAACCTCACGTCGAAGCTCGGGGTGGGTTCGCGAGCCGGGGCGGTCGATCTCGCTGAAGTAGCGGGCTGGTTCGCGCTGAAGCCGTCGGATCGTTGA